TTTAAACATACGTTCTTGCAATTCTTTTTGATTGATACGCAAACTACCGCCACCAAGTTCATAACCATTAAGAACGATATCGTAAGCAACCGCACGTACTTTAGCAAGGTCACCTTCTAATTCATGAGCGGATTCTTCAGTTGGCAATGTGAATGGGTGGTGAGCAGACATATAACGTCCTTCTTCTTCAGACCATTCAAACATTGGCCAATCAACAACCCAAAGGAAATTAAATTTAGAGTTGTCAACCATGCCAAGTTCTTTAGCGATACGAGTACGAAGAGCACCAAGAGTGTTATTAGCAACTTCAAGAGTATCGGCAACGAAAAGAACCAAATCATTTTCTTCGAGTTGTAAACTTGCCGTCAACTTATCTTCGATGCTTGTTAAGAATTTAGCAACTGGTCCAGTAATCGCACCATCAGTAAATTTAACCCATGCAAGACCTTTGGCACCAAATTGTTTTGCAAATTCTGTTAATTTATCAATGTTTTTACGTGAATATTTATCCGCATTCCCCTTAACAACAATAGCTTTTACAACTGGAGCTTGTGAGAAAACTTTGAAATCAACATCCTTGACAACTTCTGTCAAGTCTTGTAAAAGCATTTCAAAACGAGTATCAGGTTTGTCAGAACCGTAGTTGTTCATTGCATCGTCATAAGACATACGTGGGAATGGCAATGTGACATCGATTCCTTTTGTATCTTTCATGACTTTAGCAATCATTCCTTCAGTGATATCTTGGATATCTTGGTCTGACAAGAATGATGTTTCCATATCGACCTGTGTAAACTCAGGTTGACGATCACCACGCAAATCTTCATCACGGAAACATTTAACGATTTGGTAGTAACGGTCAAAACCAGCATTCATCAACAATTGTTTTGTGATTTGTGGACTTTGTGGCAAAGCGTAAAAGTGACCTTGGCTCACACGACTTGGTACCAAATAGTCACGCGCACCCTCTGGAGTTGATTTTGTCAACATTGGTGTTTCAACATCAATGAATTCTAACTCATCCAAATAGTTACGGATTGAGTGAGTAACTTTTGCACGTAATTTAAAGTTGTTAAGCATTTTTGGACGACGAAGATCCAAATAACGGTAACGTAAACGATTTTCATCACTAACTTCAACATCATCTTTAATTTCAAAAGGTGTTGTTTTAGCCGTATTCAAAACTGTCAATGCTGATACTTTCAATTCAACAGCACCAGTTGGTAAGTTTTTATTTTCTTGTTCACGTTGTGCAACTTCACCAGTAACTTCGATAACAAATTCGTTACGAAGGCTTTCAGCTGTGGTCATAACATCACTTGAAACTTCCTCTGGATTAATGACTAATTGCATGATACCTTCACGGTCACGAAGGTCGATAAAGATAAGCCCACCTAAATCACGACGACGACCAACCCAACCTTTTAAAGTAATTTCTTGGCCGATATGTTCACTACGAACACGACCAGCATACATTGTACGTTTCATTGATATGTTTCTCCGTTTTTTAATTTATTCATTCCCACCTATTATAGCAAAAAGCACGTAAAAACCCCACCCATGCGGGGGGAGTTTTTAAAATTCTTTTCTTACTTAAGCCTTTTCATTAATAATTAAAGTGCCTAAGTATGTATAAAGAAGAAATTTAACACAATTTATTCAACACTTCAGCGAAGTTGTTTGTAATTTCGTCAAAGCTTACGGCCACTTCTTCGCGAGTTTTATTATTTTTCACAGCTACTTGACCTGCTTCAATTTCACTTTCACCTAAAGTGATAATTGTTTTAGCATTAAAGGCATCTGCTGATTTGAATTGCGCTTTGATTTTACGTCCAAGGTAGTCACGTTCTGCTGAGAAACCTTGGTTGCGGATAGCTTGAACAAGTTCCAACGCTTTAAGGTTTGCACCTTGTCCCAAAACAGCAATGTAAACGTCCATTTCTTTTTCAACTGGCAATTCAATACCTTGTTTTTCGAGGATAAGAAGCAAACGTTCAAGACCAAGTCCAAAACCAAAACCTGGTGTTTCTGGTCCGTCAAAGTATTCAACGAGACTGTCATAGCGACCACCAGCACAAATTGTCAATTCAGATTTATCAACAGTTGTGATGAATTCAAAGATAGTGTGGTTATAGTAATCAAGACCACGAACCATGTTTGTATCAATGACATATGGGATATTGAGAGTTTCAAGCATACTACGCACAGCATCAAAATGAGCTTGGCTTTCGTCATCAAGATAATCAAGAATTGATGGTGCGTTTTCAACAGCAATCTTGTCTTCTTTTTCTTTTGAATCAAGGACACGAAGTGGGTTTTCATCTAAACGACGTTGACTGTCTTTTGACAATTGCTCACGCATTGGCGTAAGGTAATCAATCAAAGCTTGACGATATGCCGCACGGCTAGCTGCACTTCCCAAAGTATTCAAATGAAGCGTAACATCTTTAATGCCCAGCGTTTGGAACAATTGGTAAGCCATCGCGATTGTTTCAACGTCTGTGGCAGGATTTACTGAACCGAAGCACTCAACACCAACTTGATGGAATTCACGCAAACGACCAGTTTGTGGACGTTCGTAGCGGAACATTGAGCCGATGTAGTACATCTTAACTGGCTTTTGAACTTCTGGTGCAAATAATTTATTTTCCACAAAAGAACGCACAACAGGAGCTGTACCTTCTGGACGCAAAGTAATATGGCGGTCACCTTTATCGTGGAAATCATACATTTCTTTTGTCACGATGTCCGTTGTGTCACCAACAGAACGGCTGATAACCTCATAATGTTCAAACATTGGTGTACGAATTTCGCTGTAATTGTATTTTTTAAATGTTTCACGCGCAACAGCTTCCACGTATTGCCACTTAGCACTTTCGCTAGGTAAAATATCCTGTGTTCCTTTAGGTTTTTGTAATTTCATTTTCTCATCCTTTGCAACTATATAGTATCTATATATTCTACCATAAATCAGATGTTTTGAAGAGTTAGAGCAGAAAAATTCCCCTAGGATACTAAATCCGTTTTCATTCGCCAGAATTTCTTGAAAAATTGTCAGAATTATGAGAAAATAAAACCACTATTCTATTAAGGAAGAAGGACAGAAGATGAGAGACGATATCAAAATCAATGACCGAGCCGCAGCTATCCAAGAAGAATTAATCAAGAAACTCGAAACAATTTACGATCCAGAGGTCGAGCTTGATGTCTACAATCTCGGGCTCATCTATGAAATCAATCTTGACGAGACTAGCCACTGCAAGATTGTCATGACCTTTACAGACACAGCCTGCGACTGTACCGAGACCGTTCCCATTAAAATCGTTGAGTCCCTGAAGCAAATCGAGGGTATCGAAACCGTCTCTGTTGAAGTCACTTGGTCTCCCGCTTGGAAAATCACGCGCATCAGCCGCTTCGGCCGTATTGCGTTAAGAATTAGTCCTAGATAAGAAGATGCTTAGTTTATCTACATAAAAAAATAGCAAACCCGCTGGAAAAACTAGCGGGTTCTTTTGTTAACTATACAAACTATTTCTTACCTGTTTCTTCTGGTTTCCAGAAGTCGGTAACAGCACCTTTTGCTGCAGAAGATACCATGTGGGCATATTTACCAAGTACACCACGGCTATAAAGCGGTGGAATAGTTGTTTCTGCCTTGCGTTTTTCAAGTTCTTCTTCAGAAACTGCCATGGAAATTTCCTTGGTATCTTGGTCAACCGTGACTATATCGCCTGTACGAAGATAGGCAATCGGACCGCCATCCTGAGCTTCTGGAGCAATGTGTCCGACAACGAGACCGTAGGTACCACCTGAGAAGCGGCCGTCTGTCAGAAGGGCTACCTTGTCTCCCTGCCCTTTCCCTACGATGATAGAAGAAAGCGACAGCATTTCTGGCATACCAGGGCCACCCTTTGGACCAACGTAACGAACTACGACTACATCGCCATCGACTACTTCATCAGCCAGCACTGCATCAATAGCAGCTTCTTCTGAGTCAAAGACCTTGGCTGGTCCGACGTGACGACGAACCTTAACACCAGAAACCTTAGCAACAGCGCCGTCTGGTGCTAGATTCCCATGCAAGATAATCAATGGACCGTCTGCACGTTTCGGATTTTCAAGTGGCATAATGACCTTCTGACCCGGTGTCAGATCTGCAAAGTCAGCCAAGTTTTCAGCGACTGTCTTACCTGTACAAGTGATGCGATCACCGTGCAAGAAGCCATTAGCCAAGAGATATTTCATGACAGCGGGCACCCCGCCGACATTGTATAGGTCTTGGAAGACATACTGACCGGATGGTTTCAAATCCGCCAAATGTGGCACGCGCTCTTGAATAACATTGAAATCATCCAATGTCAACTCCACATTAGCTGCATGGGCCATGGCCAACAAGTGCAGAGTGGCATTGGTTGAACCGCCCAAAGCCATGGTCACAGTGATGGCATCTTCAAAGGCTTCGCGAGTCAGAATGTCAGACGGCTTGAGCCCCATTTCCAGCATCCGAACAACTGCTCGGCCAGCTTCCACGATATCATCTCTCTTATCTTGGGATTCTGCTGGGTGAGAAGAAGAGCCAGGCAAACTCATCCCTAGAACTTCGATAGCAGTCGCCATGGTATTAGCTGTGTACATACCACCACAGCCACCAGGGCCAGGGCAGGCATTACATTCAAGACGTTTCACGTCCTCAGCCGTCATATCACCGTGGTTCCATTTTCCGATGCCCTCAAAAACAGAAACCAAGTCAATGTCTTTGCCATCAATATTTCCAGGCGCAATAGTTCCACCATAAGCGAAAATAGCTGGAATATCCATATTAGCGATGGCAATCATGGAACCAGGCATGTTCTTGTCACAGCCCCCGATAGCGACGAAGGCATCCACATTGTGTCCGCCCATGGCAGCTTCGATGGAGTCTGCGATGATGTCGCGTGAAGTCAGAGAGAAGCGCATACCCGGTGTTCCCATAGCAATCCCGTCTGCTACAGTAATCGTACCAAACTGAACAGGCCAAGCACCCTGGTCCTTCACTCCTTCTTTGGCTAGCTTACCAAAATCATGCAGGTGAATATTACAAGGCGTATTTTCAGCCCAAGTCGAAATCACTCCGACAATCGGAGTCTCAAAGTCCTTGTCCGTCATCCCTGTCGCACGAAGCATGGCGCGGTTAGGGGATTTGACCATACTGTCATAAATCTTACTTCTGTGGCGTGTATCTAGTTTATCTGTCATGTCTTTTCCTTTCATTGCAATCATCTCATTGCAATCATCTTTGTGCTTTATTATACCACACTTAGGCTCTGTTAGACAGAAGAAAATTTTTAAATTTTCAGAATATTTGAATAATAATCCAAAAATAGGTGCATCTGCTAAAAAGCTTTACTCTTGTCAAAAAGAAAATCAAAAAATTCTGTCAAGTAACTTTACTTTACAAAAAAGATATGTTATTATGTTAAAGTTGATTGAAAATCAAGAACAAAAAAATATTATCGGAGGAAATAAAACATGGCAGTACCTGCACGTCACACTTCAAAAGCGAAGAAAAACAAACGTCGTACACACTACAAATTGACTGCTCCATCAGTAAAATTTGACGAAACTACTGGAGATTACTCACGTTCTCACCGTGTATCACTTAAAGGATACTACAAAGGACGTAAAATCGCTAAAGCAGCTAAATAATAGAAGGGAGATACCATGCGCGTAAATATTACACTTGAACACAAAGAATCTGGTGAACGCTTGTACCTTACTTCAAAAAACAAACGTAACACTCCAGACCGTCTTCAATTGAAAAAATACTCACCAAAATTGCGTAAACACGTAATCTTTACTGAAGTTAAATAATTGAGCCAACTAAAAGCCTATGAAACCAATGTTTCTAGGCTTTTTTGCTTGATTAAAATATAGTTTTGTCTGATTGCTTAAGAGGGAGGGATATAAAATAGAGGCTATAGAGGGAGATATGACAAAAACATTTCCCTACGAAGATGAGTCTTTTGATATTGTATTTCACCCCGTATCAAATTGCTATACTGAGAATATGCAACATATTTTCAATGAAGCGCATAGAGTTTTGAAAAAGTGAGGCATTTTTCTCGCAGGATTAAATAATGAAATAAACTATATTGTGGATAAGGATGAAAAAGAAATAGTTTGGAAAATGTCATTCAATCCTTTAAATGGATACTGTCAAACATTTTAGTTGATTTTTTCTAAAAAAAAGCATACAATTACATTAATCTTAGAAAAGAAATCGCTTTATTTTTTCGTTCAATAAGAAATTTTTAGCTGAAAATCAAAATAATAAAATAATAAAATAATTAAAATATTATATTTTTCATAATATTTACTTATTCAATATGATTTAAATAACTTTTCTTTGAGATAGAAAGGAGATAATTATGCTTTGGTCTATTATTGTAGGAGGCCTTATCGGTCTTGTAGCGGGTGGAATCACTAAAAAAGGTGGATCCATGGGTGTGATTGCTAATGTTTTAGCAGGTTTAATTGGTTCTTCAGTTGGACAGGCCCTTCTGGGATCCTGGGGGCCTTCTGTAGCAGGTATGGCTTTACTTCCTTCTATTGCGGGTGCAGTTATTGTTGTTTCCGTAGTGTCGTTTTTCTTAGGAAAAAAAGAATAATATTCTTTTTCAAGAATAAATCATAATCTTGAAGACAGGGCAAGGTTATGATTTGATTTTATTCATGAAAGGATTCAGTATGTCAAAATCTAAGAAAATACTTTCGCTTATATTTTGTATTTTAATCTTGACAATTTTGATTCCTATTTTGCTAGATTACCATAAAGTTAGCGGTTTAGGACTCCAATTAGTTAATTGGGAGAGAATTCCCTTTTTAGGATATTATCTTTCAAGATATCTTTTCTGGGGTACCTTGGTTCTCTCAATTTTAATTTTATTATTTATGCTAGTAATCATCTTTTATCCTAAACAACATTTAGAGATAAAGTTAGAAGATGCAGGTGGTAAGCTAAAACTAAAAAACTCTGCTATTGAAGGATTTGTTCGTAGTGTAGTTAATGAAAATAACTTCATTAAGAATCCTAAAGTTCATGTAATTAGTCAGAAAAATAAATGTTTAGTTTCCGTGGAAGGAGAAATTCTTCCCTCAGATAATATTATTAAAAGAACTCAGTCTATAAAAGATGAAATCGGTAATGGATTGACACAGTTTTTTGGAATGAATCATGGTGTTAAGCTTGATGTTTCTGTAAAAGATTATAAGCCTAAAACACGAACTAAAAAAACTGTGAGTCGTGTGAAGTAAGGAAGTATAAAATGGAATGGTTTAAAAAATACGAGTATCCACTACTGTCTGGATTGGCAAGTGTTATTTTAGCTTGTTGCATCTTGTCCTATGGGTTCTTTAAAACATTGTTTGTTTTAATCTTCGCCGTCTTAGGAGCTGGAGTTGGATTTTATTTACAACAAAAAGGACTATTTAAATAAAAGGAGTTTCATATGTCAAACGAAAAAAATGTAAACACAACAAATAATGTAAACACAACAAATATAGATAAACAAGAACCTACTAAAAAAGTAGATGCAGTAAAAGGAGAATTGACTTACGAAGATGAAGTCATCCAAAAAATCATCGGACTTTCTTTAGAAAAAGTAGACGGCTTGTTGGCTGTAGATGGCGGATTTTTCTCTAATCTAACTAATAAGATTGTAAACACTGACCGTGTTGGCAATGGAGTAAACGTTGAAGTTGGTAAAGAACAAGTAGCTGTTGACTTGGATGTAGTAGTGGAATATCAAAAGAATGTTCCTGACTTGTACAAACACATTAAAGAAGTAGTTGTAGAACAAGTTTCTAAGATCACAGATTTGCAAGTTGTTGAAGTGAACGTGAATGTTGTCGATATTAAAACGAAAGAACAACATGAAGCAGATTCAGTAAGCTTGCAAGATCGTGTAAGTGGTCCAGTTGAAACAACAGGTGAGTTTGCATCTAAACAGTTTGATAATGTTAAAACAGGTTTGGGGAATGGATTCTCAGCAGTTAAAGAAAAAGTTGGCGAAGGCGTAGAAGCTGTAACTGACTCTTCATCAAATGAAAAATCACGTGTTCGTTAATTTGGATATTTAAAAACGTACAAATAAAGACTATGTCTACTGAAGTTAAATAATTGAATACATTAAAAGCCTATGAAATCAACGTTTCTAGGCTTTTAAATTCAGAAATAGCATTTTTGACTGATTGGATATTAAACCAAATCATTTTTATCTCAAAAATTTTGAAAACTTAGTTTCTCCTTGTATAATTAAAGTAACCCAAAGGAGAAACAACATATGATTATTAAAACAGTTACTTTTGAAGTAAAAGCTGCTGCTAAAGATAAATTTGAACAAAAATTCCGCAACGACGCTATCTCGCTCAAAAATTGGAAAACATGTTTAGGAAACGAGGTCTGTATTCAAGATAATTCTGATACAAATAGTGTTTCCTTTACTGCTATTTCACGTTGGGACAACCAAGACGATTTCAAAGCTTGGTTGAAACGTCCTGAACATATCCAACATCACAAAGAGCAACACTTCAGAAAAGAAGATTCACCTATTTTAAAGAGAAGCG
This sequence is a window from Streptococcus macedonicus ACA-DC 198. Protein-coding genes within it:
- the aspS gene encoding Aspartyl-tRNA synthetase, which translates into the protein MKRTMYAGRVRSEHIGQEITLKGWVGRRRDLGGLIFIDLRDREGIMQLVINPEEVSSDVMTTAESLRNEFVIEVTGEVAQREQENKNLPTGAVELKVSALTVLNTAKTTPFEIKDDVEVSDENRLRYRYLDLRRPKMLNNFKLRAKVTHSIRNYLDELEFIDVETPMLTKSTPEGARDYLVPSRVSQGHFYALPQSPQITKQLLMNAGFDRYYQIVKCFRDEDLRGDRQPEFTQVDMETSFLSDQDIQDITEGMIAKVMKDTKGIDVTLPFPRMSYDDAMNNYGSDKPDTRFEMLLQDLTEVVKDVDFKVFSQAPVVKAIVVKGNADKYSRKNIDKLTEFAKQFGAKGLAWVKFTDGAITGPVAKFLTSIEDKLTASLQLEENDLVLFVADTLEVANNTLGALRTRIAKELGMVDNSKFNFLWVVDWPMFEWSEEEGRYMSAHHPFTLPTEESAHELEGDLAKVRAVAYDIVLNGYELGGGSLRINQKELQERMFKALGFTAEEANDQFGFLLEAMNYGFPPHGGLAIGLDRFVMLLAGEDNIREVIAFPKNNKAADPMTQAPSLVSDKQLDELALAIENND
- the hisS gene encoding Histidyl-tRNA synthetase, which produces MKLQKPKGTQDILPSESAKWQYVEAVARETFKKYNYSEIRTPMFEHYEVISRSVGDTTDIVTKEMYDFHDKGDRHITLRPEGTAPVVRSFVENKLFAPEVQKPVKMYYIGSMFRYERPQTGRLREFHQVGVECFGSVNPATDVETIAMAYQLFQTLGIKDVTLHLNTLGSAASRAAYRQALIDYLTPMREQLSKDSQRRLDENPLRVLDSKEKEDKIAVENAPSILDYLDDESQAHFDAVRSMLETLNIPYVIDTNMVRGLDYYNHTIFEFITTVDKSELTICAGGRYDSLVEYFDGPETPGFGFGLGLERLLLILEKQGIELPVEKEMDVYIAVLGQGANLKALELVQAIRNQGFSAERDYLGRKIKAQFKSADAFNAKTIITLGESEIEAGQVAVKNNKTREEVAVSFDEITNNFAEVLNKLC
- a CDS encoding Probably aromatic ring hydroxylating enzyme, evidenced by COGnitor; PaaD-like protein involved in Fe-S cluster assembly, translating into MRDDIKINDRAAAIQEELIKKLETIYDPEVELDVYNLGLIYEINLDETSHCKIVMTFTDTACDCTETVPIKIVESLKQIEGIETVSVEVTWSPAWKITRISRFGRIALRISPR
- the ilvD gene encoding Dihydroxy-acid dehydratase, with amino-acid sequence MTDKLDTRHRSKIYDSMVKSPNRAMLRATGMTDKDFETPIVGVISTWAENTPCNIHLHDFGKLAKEGVKDQGAWPVQFGTITVADGIAMGTPGMRFSLTSRDIIADSIEAAMGGHNVDAFVAIGGCDKNMPGSMIAIANMDIPAIFAYGGTIAPGNIDGKDIDLVSVFEGIGKWNHGDMTAEDVKRLECNACPGPGGCGGMYTANTMATAIEVLGMSLPGSSSHPAESQDKRDDIVEAGRAVVRMLEMGLKPSDILTREAFEDAITVTMALGGSTNATLHLLAMAHAANVELTLDDFNVIQERVPHLADLKPSGQYVFQDLYNVGGVPAVMKYLLANGFLHGDRITCTGKTVAENLADFADLTPGQKVIMPLENPKRADGPLIILHGNLAPDGAVAKVSGVKVRRHVGPAKVFDSEEAAIDAVLADEVVDGDVVVVRYVGPKGGPGMPEMLSLSSIIVGKGQGDKVALLTDGRFSGGTYGLVVGHIAPEAQDGGPIAYLRTGDIVTVDQDTKEISMAVSEEELEKRKAETTIPPLYSRGVLGKYAHMVSSAAKGAVTDFWKPEETGKK
- the rpmF gene encoding LSU ribosomal protein L32p is translated as MAVPARHTSKAKKNKRRTHYKLTAPSVKFDETTGDYSRSHRVSLKGYYKGRKIAKAAK
- the rpmG2 gene encoding LSU ribosomal protein L33p translates to MRVNITLEHKESGERLYLTSKNKRNTPDRLQLKKYSPKLRKHVIFTEVK
- a CDS encoding General stress protein, Gls24 family; this encodes MSNEKNVNTTNNVNTTNIDKQEPTKKVDAVKGELTYEDEVIQKIIGLSLEKVDGLLAVDGGFFSNLTNKIVNTDRVGNGVNVEVGKEQVAVDLDVVVEYQKNVPDLYKHIKEVVVEQVSKITDLQVVEVNVNVVDIKTKEQHEADSVSLQDRVSGPVETTGEFASKQFDNVKTGLGNGFSAVKEKVGEGVEAVTDSSSNEKSRVR